A stretch of the Snodgrassella alvi genome encodes the following:
- a CDS encoding HAD family hydrolase, translating to MNKPIFWFDFGGVLTPPIKAIIYQYQQKTQLPANIMLQAVKDTAAEFGYTGLEPLEIGLISEQEWGRRVKNRLTQLQPNIDTSKADLEHFGRQWFENIQPNTPMIDKVRQLKKAGFTIGLLTNNVREWEAYWRPMINLDDVLDIIVDSCKVGCRKPDQTIFQIAEQQANTTAQHCILIDDTEENCVAAQKRGWQTIHFIDNDQVLKEISYLTANKCLE from the coding sequence ATGAATAAGCCTATATTCTGGTTTGATTTCGGGGGCGTACTTACGCCACCAATTAAAGCAATTATCTATCAATACCAGCAGAAAACCCAATTACCAGCAAATATCATGTTGCAAGCTGTAAAAGACACTGCTGCTGAATTTGGCTATACAGGACTCGAGCCTCTAGAAATTGGTTTAATCAGTGAGCAAGAGTGGGGCAGACGGGTAAAAAACAGATTGACCCAGCTCCAACCAAATATTGACACTTCAAAAGCCGATCTGGAACATTTCGGGCGTCAATGGTTTGAAAATATTCAACCAAATACACCTATGATAGATAAAGTTCGGCAACTAAAGAAAGCCGGATTCACCATAGGTTTATTAACCAATAATGTCAGAGAATGGGAAGCTTACTGGCGGCCTATGATAAACCTTGATGACGTGCTGGATATAATAGTGGATTCTTGTAAGGTTGGCTGCCGAAAGCCAGACCAGACCATCTTTCAAATAGCTGAGCAACAAGCCAACACAACTGCGCAACACTGTATCCTAATTGATGACACAGAAGAAAATTGTGTAGCCGCTCAAAAAAGAGGATGGCAAACTATTCATTTTATTGATAATGACCAAGTATTAAAGGAAATCAGCTATTTAACTGCAAACAAATGTTTAGAATAA
- a CDS encoding hemagglutinin repeat-containing protein, translating to MNKNRYKVIFNKKRGILVAVAENTIREGKSTADRNQSGGTIFSSLLARLPVLTSSILLGLGLCVLINHSAIAADIHADPSAPKNQQPTILQTANGIPQINIQTPSKGGVSINQYRQLDVNKQGAILNNSRKSTQTKQAGWIQGNPWLAKGEAGIIVNQINSSNPSRLNGYIEVAGRRAEVIMANPSGISVNGGGFINAAGVTLTTGRPVLNNGSLDGFQVRGGNISINGQGLDTSGSDYTNILTKAAQINAGIWANKLNISTGSNDINAQGQITANVNNNISDKQSIAIDSSSLGGMYAGKIVLISNDKGVGINNAGQIFAGAGGVSISTDGRLSNSGSIVAADKNSSAAEEATAAIHADSIRNSGTLSSQGKMQLQSQQLDNSGLITSADELNIRNRQQLSNQGEINGGRLDISSGSIYNQQGKIIQSGQQSLKLDLNKLNNSSNSLIGYAPSEPPTSNSSESATTEQPARPQKPAENQDTPVPTIATGAGQTEAAAGTPKQFASGQIISEQEILNDNGQIIANGGIDLNAHNGLTNRGTLNLNKLQVSGELLDNQQGKLNTGEARISTGRLDNRSGEISSRGPFQYTGKELDNRKGRIQSTEQIAIEAENTDNSDSGVIAAQKQLQLHSSGQIDNSKGGQLWSGGTAEIQTANLNNNSGAIDSDSLQLKADSINNQLGAIRSVNAQQLTVTNQLNNHTGQIGSNGQLTIQAGNIDNTAGKISAAQQAEIHSSGFNNQQGTVDAENIKINADTLNNNHGAIRANGETRTSINQSLNNQQGQISSQKDVYISGNALQIDNSQNGQIIAGQNLTLQAQNLNNPGTIAAGHDAEIALTDNFSVDADITAGHNLTISSQGTISNSHTLSGGDSVRLQAADIDNQASGTIQSNNQTELQAQSKITNRGLINSNGTTLVQSGNSINNIGTGRIYGNHVAIGSHDLYNQEETSGTETKAAVIAARQRLDIGATDIVNKEHALLSSEGDIAIGGSLNQQHQAVGMADNLLNSSARIEAQGNGNIAVRQLQNLNNHFAVEEYLDNSKKIFQIQEKGNPAIWVDGVDGKFKKGKKELSFKFNDGTNKKWKKYSAKDVKWWDYKSDTYKQRVTESQPAEIIIGGDLTISGEHWVNNNSRIIIGGNLTGGDSLNLENQETKGQQRVENHGQQGGYKYKNPKLGSGKIKKTGEKPYNETIITSHEFDTPVSVVQQHAGISANQGKAEQAKTGNQLQPQDKAQTQTENHNQSIQSLSRFNTNLPNSSLYHINPTNSGYLVETDPAFTNMKKWLGSDYMLSALGQNPDRMQKRLGDGYYEQKLINEQIAQLTGYRRLEGYSNDEEQYKALMNAGISFAQQFHITPGVALSAEQMAQLTSDMVWLVNQTVTLADGSQQTVLVPKIYLKVRDNDVTTAGALISAHNINLQNSGNINNQGSIAGQNILSLGAQNIDNSGMLSGSKVALTANDSINFNGGSAVGKDLLSLKADKINLNTTTASYGDERNGGTVIDRTAGLYVTGDKDAVLSVAGTHGITTRGASIVNNADNGTTQLSSSAGSIDLNTVTTRRDMTDGSSSDKNHWINHYQNENGTSISAAGDIQIQAADQFNIRQGDINSENGNVSLHGKNGVNIIEGRQQTELDHSVYIKSSGLMSKKTSLDQSRANYDEAVGSNITGAKVSISSDQDINIRGSNIISDNGTVLKAGQDVNITAASNQYQDQEYHKETKSGLMGSGGIGFSIGKQKETDDTTSRRTIHSGSSVGSLNGDTTIVAGNHYTQTGSSVSSPQGNVNIIAKQIDINAAEDQYSRDNIHTFEKSGLTVAVNVPIVNAIQTASTAVNRIGESKNARVNAMAAFNAGVDLYKAGNAAADLANNPQNATNVSVSITVGQQKSRSETHSRDSVAAASQINAGGEVNLLATGAGQDSNINIIGSDVNGKQGTHLQADNEINLLAAEQNHSERSSNKSSGWNAGATIGIGSGGPKLGITAGVNAGKGHGNGDETSYRNSHIGSSSGNTSLTSGGATNIKGAQVAGKGVQIDAAELNIESLQDTAKYNSKQQNISGQVTVGYGASASASFSKSKIKADYAAVTEQSGIIAGDNGYQLNIKGNTDLKGAIITSTAAAEAAGKNQVITGSLTSSDIHNHSDYSGSSIGIGASGSVSGSTLGQKQPTSNDKINLANQGETGASKSLGFGHDSGHSSSTTHSGINTGNIIITDAAAQQQKTGTSVAETIAGIHTDTSSDNYADKAGYLSNNFDKDKVQKELDTQREVTQEFSANIQATSAMINSKKDSLKEKLKDENLTLSEREQYEKELSQWNTGGLLLNAIGAGLAAPTNSVGGILAATASPVVSYQIGQYFKGKDAEGSTAHLVAHAVLGAAVAAAGGNDALAGALAAGGSEAIGPVVSKWLYDKEPKDLTAEEKATVSAISGLAGAATGAVAGGSMADTAQGNQAAHTAVDNNLNNNDWPYFGTTPEKTRKQNNELKEKLKNQYGTNVKKLVEDIEAGKIPLNKMVADYLYTINKNSDLVVNLPENKVISIVLPKNAKNGAWDQNPAVSNEEKWTGHVPYSHYEDWGVFGHVTISRDKINKQKIRYIDDSYDFEMHNGLKSIPRNIETWIGSPGKGTSYKIHIKSKPNVIYSK from the coding sequence ATGAATAAAAACAGATACAAAGTCATATTCAACAAAAAAAGAGGAATTCTGGTTGCCGTAGCCGAAAACACCATCCGTGAAGGCAAAAGCACCGCAGACCGTAATCAAAGCGGCGGCACCATCTTCAGCAGCCTACTGGCTAGACTACCCGTATTAACCAGCTCCATCCTACTCGGATTAGGTCTATGCGTACTCATTAATCACTCTGCCATAGCCGCAGACATCCATGCCGACCCGTCTGCTCCCAAAAACCAGCAACCCACCATCCTCCAAACCGCCAACGGCATCCCGCAAATCAACATCCAGACCCCGAGCAAAGGCGGCGTATCCATCAACCAGTACCGGCAATTAGACGTCAACAAACAAGGAGCCATCCTCAACAACAGCCGTAAAAGCACCCAGACCAAACAGGCTGGGTGGATACAAGGCAACCCATGGCTGGCCAAAGGCGAAGCCGGCATCATCGTCAACCAAATCAACAGCAGCAATCCCAGCCGGCTCAACGGCTACATCGAAGTAGCCGGCCGACGAGCCGAAGTCATCATGGCCAACCCGTCCGGTATCAGCGTCAATGGCGGCGGCTTTATCAATGCTGCCGGCGTCACCCTAACCACCGGCAGACCCGTACTCAATAACGGCAGCCTGGACGGCTTTCAGGTACGGGGAGGCAACATCAGCATCAACGGACAGGGTCTGGACACAAGCGGCAGTGATTACACCAACATCCTGACCAAAGCAGCGCAAATCAATGCCGGCATCTGGGCAAATAAACTCAACATCAGTACCGGCAGTAATGACATCAATGCCCAAGGGCAGATCACCGCCAACGTAAACAACAATATATCGGACAAACAAAGCATAGCCATAGACAGCAGCAGCCTAGGTGGCATGTATGCCGGCAAAATCGTACTAATCAGCAACGACAAAGGCGTCGGCATCAACAATGCCGGCCAAATCTTTGCCGGAGCCGGAGGCGTCAGCATCAGTACCGATGGCAGACTGAGCAACAGCGGCAGCATCGTTGCCGCAGATAAAAACAGTAGCGCCGCAGAAGAGGCCACAGCAGCCATACATGCAGACAGCATCCGCAACAGCGGCACCCTGTCGAGCCAAGGCAAAATGCAATTACAAAGCCAGCAGCTAGACAACAGCGGTTTAATCACCAGTGCCGACGAATTAAACATCCGCAACCGGCAGCAACTGAGCAATCAGGGCGAAATCAACGGCGGCCGGCTCGACATCAGCAGCGGCAGCATCTACAACCAGCAGGGCAAAATCATCCAGAGCGGCCAGCAAAGCCTGAAACTGGATCTGAATAAACTGAATAACAGCAGCAACAGCCTGATCGGTTATGCACCATCAGAACCCCCAACCAGCAACAGCAGCGAATCAGCCACAACAGAACAGCCAGCCAGGCCGCAGAAACCGGCAGAAAACCAGGATACCCCCGTACCGACCATTGCCACAGGCGCAGGCCAGACCGAAGCAGCGGCGGGCACCCCCAAACAATTTGCCAGCGGCCAAATCATCAGCGAACAAGAAATTCTCAACGACAACGGCCAAATAATTGCCAATGGTGGCATCGACCTGAACGCACATAACGGCCTGACCAACCGTGGCACCCTCAACCTAAACAAATTACAAGTAAGCGGCGAACTGCTCGACAACCAGCAAGGAAAACTCAACACCGGCGAAGCCCGCATCAGCACAGGCCGGCTGGATAACCGCAGTGGTGAAATCAGCAGCAGAGGACCGTTCCAGTACACAGGCAAAGAACTGGACAACCGCAAAGGCCGGATCCAGTCGACGGAACAAATAGCCATAGAGGCAGAGAACACCGACAACAGTGATAGCGGCGTCATAGCGGCACAGAAACAACTGCAGCTACACAGTAGTGGGCAAATTGACAATAGCAAAGGCGGGCAGCTATGGAGTGGAGGAACTGCTGAAATACAAACGGCCAACCTAAATAACAATAGTGGCGCCATCGATAGTGACAGTCTGCAACTGAAAGCGGATAGCATAAATAATCAGCTGGGGGCTATTCGCAGCGTCAACGCCCAGCAGCTTACCGTAACCAATCAGCTTAATAACCATACCGGCCAGATAGGCAGCAATGGTCAGCTCACCATTCAAGCCGGTAATATCGATAACACAGCGGGTAAAATCAGTGCTGCACAGCAAGCAGAAATTCACAGCAGCGGATTCAATAACCAACAAGGCACAGTAGACGCAGAAAACATAAAAATTAATGCTGACACACTAAATAACAACCACGGAGCCATACGTGCCAATGGAGAAACGCGCACCAGCATCAACCAAAGCCTGAACAACCAGCAGGGACAGATTAGCTCGCAAAAAGACGTTTATATCAGCGGTAACGCCTTGCAAATAGATAACAGCCAGAACGGACAAATCATTGCCGGCCAGAATCTTACCCTGCAAGCACAAAATCTGAATAACCCGGGCACCATTGCCGCCGGCCACGATGCAGAAATCGCATTAACAGATAACTTCAGCGTCGATGCAGACATCACCGCCGGTCACAACCTGACTATCAGCAGCCAAGGGACGATCAGCAACAGCCATACCCTTAGTGGCGGCGACAGCGTGCGTCTGCAGGCAGCCGATATCGACAATCAGGCCAGCGGCACCATTCAGAGCAACAATCAAACCGAATTACAGGCACAAAGCAAAATCACCAACCGTGGCCTGATAAACAGCAACGGCACCACACTAGTACAGTCCGGAAACAGCATCAACAACATCGGCACCGGCCGCATCTATGGCAACCATGTCGCCATTGGCAGCCATGATTTATACAATCAGGAAGAAACCAGCGGCACCGAAACCAAAGCAGCAGTGATAGCCGCACGCCAGCGGCTGGACATTGGTGCAACTGATATCGTTAACAAAGAACACGCCCTGCTTTCCAGCGAGGGTGACATCGCCATCGGTGGCAGCCTAAACCAACAGCATCAGGCTGTGGGCATGGCAGATAATCTGCTCAACAGCAGCGCGCGCATCGAAGCGCAGGGAAATGGCAACATCGCCGTACGGCAACTACAGAATCTGAATAATCATTTTGCTGTAGAAGAATATCTCGACAACAGTAAAAAAATCTTCCAGATACAAGAAAAAGGCAATCCAGCAATCTGGGTAGATGGTGTGGATGGAAAATTCAAAAAAGGAAAAAAAGAACTCAGTTTCAAATTCAATGACGGCACCAATAAAAAATGGAAAAAATACTCAGCTAAAGACGTAAAATGGTGGGACTATAAAAGTGATACCTACAAACAGCGTGTCACCGAAAGCCAGCCAGCAGAAATCATCATCGGCGGCGACCTAACCATCAGTGGCGAACACTGGGTCAATAACAACAGCCGTATCATCATCGGTGGCAATCTGACCGGTGGTGACAGCCTCAATCTGGAAAACCAAGAAACCAAAGGCCAGCAGCGGGTTGAAAATCATGGTCAACAGGGCGGATACAAATATAAAAATCCCAAACTGGGCTCCGGTAAAATTAAAAAAACAGGCGAAAAGCCATATAACGAAACCATCATAACCAGCCATGAATTTGACACACCAGTAAGCGTTGTACAGCAACATGCCGGCATCAGTGCCAATCAAGGCAAAGCCGAACAGGCAAAAACAGGCAATCAGCTGCAACCACAGGATAAAGCGCAGACACAGACAGAAAACCACAACCAAAGCATCCAAAGTCTCAGCCGCTTCAATACCAACTTGCCCAACAGCAGCCTGTACCACATCAATCCCACCAACAGCGGCTATTTGGTTGAAACCGATCCAGCGTTCACCAACATGAAAAAATGGCTCGGCAGCGACTACATGCTCAGCGCATTAGGGCAGAACCCAGACAGAATGCAAAAACGGCTGGGTGATGGCTATTACGAACAAAAACTGATAAACGAACAGATAGCACAGCTTACCGGCTACCGCCGGCTGGAAGGCTACAGTAATGACGAAGAGCAGTACAAAGCACTCATGAATGCCGGCATCAGCTTTGCACAGCAGTTTCACATCACCCCCGGTGTCGCATTAAGTGCCGAGCAAATGGCACAGCTTACCAGCGACATGGTGTGGCTGGTCAACCAGACCGTCACCCTAGCCGATGGCAGCCAGCAGACCGTACTCGTACCCAAAATCTACCTGAAAGTACGTGATAACGACGTGACCACAGCCGGCGCACTAATCAGTGCGCACAACATCAACCTGCAAAACAGTGGCAACATCAACAATCAGGGCAGCATTGCCGGCCAGAACATCCTCAGTCTGGGGGCACAGAATATTGACAATAGTGGCATGCTTAGCGGCAGCAAAGTAGCCCTTACCGCCAATGACAGCATCAATTTCAACGGCGGATCCGCAGTAGGTAAGGACCTACTCAGCCTCAAGGCCGATAAAATCAACCTCAACACCACCACAGCCAGCTATGGCGATGAACGCAACGGTGGTACCGTTATCGACCGCACCGCTGGGCTGTATGTCACCGGAGACAAAGACGCTGTTCTCAGCGTAGCCGGTACCCACGGCATCACTACCCGTGGCGCCAGCATCGTCAACAATGCAGATAATGGCACTACACAGCTCAGCAGCAGTGCCGGTAGCATCGACCTCAATACCGTTACTACCCGCCGCGACATGACAGACGGCAGCAGCAGCGACAAAAACCACTGGATAAACCACTATCAAAACGAAAACGGCACCAGCATCAGTGCTGCCGGTGATATACAAATACAGGCTGCAGACCAGTTCAACATCCGGCAGGGCGACATCAACAGCGAAAACGGCAACGTCAGCCTGCACGGCAAAAACGGTGTCAATATCATAGAAGGGCGTCAACAGACCGAGCTAGACCACTCCGTCTACATCAAATCCAGCGGCCTAATGTCCAAAAAAACCAGTCTTGACCAATCGCGGGCCAACTATGATGAAGCTGTAGGCAGCAATATCACCGGCGCCAAAGTCAGCATCAGTAGTGATCAAGATATTAACATCCGTGGCAGCAACATCATCTCCGATAATGGCACAGTGCTGAAAGCCGGCCAGGATGTTAACATCACAGCGGCGTCCAACCAGTATCAAGATCAGGAATACCACAAAGAAACCAAATCCGGCCTAATGGGTAGTGGCGGCATCGGCTTTAGCATCGGGAAACAGAAAGAAACCGATGACACCACCAGCCGCCGCACCATCCACAGCGGCAGCAGCGTTGGCAGCCTCAACGGAGACACCACCATTGTAGCCGGCAACCACTATACCCAAACCGGCAGCAGCGTTTCCTCCCCGCAAGGTAACGTAAACATCATAGCCAAACAGATAGACATCAACGCAGCCGAAGACCAGTACAGCCGAGACAACATCCATACCTTCGAAAAAAGCGGCCTTACCGTAGCCGTCAACGTACCCATAGTCAATGCCATCCAAACAGCCAGCACCGCCGTAAATCGCATAGGCGAAAGCAAAAACGCGCGCGTCAACGCCATGGCAGCCTTCAATGCCGGCGTAGACTTGTATAAAGCCGGCAATGCCGCCGCCGACCTGGCCAACAATCCACAAAACGCCACCAATGTCAGCGTCAGCATCACCGTAGGCCAGCAAAAAAGCCGCAGTGAAACCCACAGCCGCGACAGCGTCGCCGCCGCCAGCCAGATTAATGCCGGTGGTGAAGTCAACCTACTGGCAACCGGAGCCGGACAGGATTCCAACATCAACATCATTGGCTCAGATGTCAATGGCAAACAAGGTACACACTTACAGGCAGACAACGAAATCAACCTGCTGGCGGCCGAACAAAACCACAGCGAGCGCAGCAGCAACAAATCCAGTGGCTGGAATGCCGGTGCCACCATCGGCATTGGTTCAGGTGGTCCAAAGTTAGGTATTACTGCCGGAGTGAATGCCGGCAAAGGACATGGCAATGGCGACGAAACCAGCTACCGCAACAGCCATATCGGAAGCAGCAGCGGCAACACCAGCCTCACCAGCGGCGGAGCCACCAACATCAAAGGCGCACAGGTAGCAGGTAAAGGCGTACAGATTGATGCAGCCGAACTAAATATCGAAAGCTTGCAGGACACCGCCAAATACAACAGCAAACAGCAGAATATCAGCGGGCAGGTCACCGTAGGCTATGGCGCCTCTGCCTCTGCCAGCTTCAGTAAAAGCAAAATCAAAGCCGATTATGCTGCTGTAACAGAACAAAGCGGCATCATTGCCGGTGACAACGGCTACCAGCTCAACATCAAAGGTAATACCGACCTCAAAGGTGCCATCATCACCTCTACAGCAGCAGCCGAAGCGGCAGGCAAAAACCAAGTAATTACCGGCAGCCTGACCAGTAGTGATATTCATAATCATAGTGATTACAGTGGTAGCAGTATTGGTATCGGTGCCAGTGGCAGCGTTAGTGGATCAACACTGGGACAAAAACAGCCTACTAGTAATGACAAGATTAACCTGGCTAATCAGGGGGAAACGGGTGCCAGCAAGTCCCTTGGCTTCGGACACGATAGTGGCCATAGCAGCAGTACCACCCACAGCGGCATCAATACTGGCAACATCATCATTACAGATGCTGCTGCCCAGCAGCAGAAAACCGGCACAAGCGTAGCCGAAACCATAGCCGGAATTCATACCGATACCAGCAGCGACAACTATGCGGATAAAGCCGGCTACCTGAGCAACAACTTTGACAAAGACAAAGTTCAGAAAGAGCTGGATACACAGCGTGAAGTCACACAGGAATTCAGCGCCAATATACAGGCTACCTCAGCAATGATAAACAGCAAAAAGGATAGCCTGAAAGAAAAACTGAAAGACGAAAACCTGACCTTATCAGAGCGGGAACAATACGAAAAAGAACTGTCGCAATGGAACACAGGCGGCTTACTGCTGAATGCCATCGGAGCAGGATTGGCCGCACCAACCAATAGCGTAGGGGGCATATTGGCAGCCACAGCCAGTCCGGTGGTTTCCTATCAGATAGGCCAATACTTTAAAGGCAAAGATGCTGAAGGCAGCACAGCCCATCTGGTGGCACATGCAGTATTAGGTGCAGCGGTAGCGGCAGCAGGAGGGAATGATGCATTGGCAGGAGCATTGGCGGCAGGAGGATCAGAGGCGATAGGTCCAGTGGTATCGAAATGGCTGTATGACAAAGAACCAAAGGATTTAACGGCAGAAGAGAAAGCAACTGTGTCAGCAATATCAGGACTGGCAGGAGCGGCTACGGGAGCGGTAGCGGGTGGAAGTATGGCAGATACAGCGCAGGGTAATCAGGCTGCGCATACGGCTGTGGATAATAACCTAAACAATAATGATTGGCCTTATTTTGGGACTACTCCTGAAAAAACTAGAAAGCAAAATAATGAACTTAAGGAAAAGTTAAAAAATCAATACGGCACAAATGTTAAAAAACTAGTTGAAGATATCGAAGCAGGTAAAATTCCTTTGAATAAAATGGTTGCAGATTATTTGTATACAATAAATAAAAATTCTGATTTAGTGGTTAACTTGCCTGAAAATAAAGTAATAAGCATTGTTTTACCTAAAAATGCAAAGAATGGGGCTTGGGATCAAAATCCAGCAGTATCAAATGAAGAAAAATGGACAGGACATGTCCCATATTCACATTATGAAGATTGGGGAGTATTCGGTCATGTTACTATTAGTAGAGATAAGATTAATAAGCAAAAAATCCGATATATTGATGATAGCTATGATTTTGAAATGCATAATGGTTTAAAATCGATTCCCAGAAACATTGAAACATGGATAGGTTCTCCAGGTAAGGGTACAAGTTATAAAATCCATATAAAAAGCAAACCAAATGTAATTTATAGTAAATAA
- a CDS encoding ShlB/FhaC/HecB family hemolysin secretion/activation protein, whose product MYLHKIVLLINFLASGLISVYASPVSEVASRLDRQQQQQIIREQQRQQQFQQQMQPEVNIRLQPQEENPTQTDKLITNETPCFAINSITLTGEEASRFQFALKKAQRQSQFTAGMCLGSKAINQIMTLAQNAVIERGYTTTRILATPQDLTSGTLQLSVIPGRIHTIRYNLDNAATTHVERIRRIQNEFPARAGDILNLRQLEQGLENLRRVPTAEADIQIVPAEAPNESDIVISWSQRTIPFRISFNADDSGSHSTGRYQGGVTLSADNPLGLSDLFYINYNHDLGSKDSQMDSDGNRTGSGTRGYALHYSIPYGNWLIAYNRNHYRYHQAVAGYNENYDYNGKSDNSDIGLTRLLYRDSHRKTDITAKLWRRQSHNYVNDAEIEVQQRHTAGWAVNLNHQEYIGNGTVNIGLGYRRGTGADHSLRAPEEEFGEGTSRMKIITADIGYTQPFTLGRQRLSFDSSLHSQWNKTPLITQDQLSIGGRYTVRGFDGEVTLMGERGWYWNNNLSWQYLGTHQVYLGLDIGHVAGPATEMQLGKTLAGAVIGFKGQMKAGGQWYYDIFAGKPIYKPQYFRTANTTVGFSLNYSI is encoded by the coding sequence ATGTATCTACATAAAATCGTATTGCTTATCAATTTCTTGGCTAGTGGTCTTATAAGTGTTTACGCCTCTCCGGTATCAGAAGTAGCTTCCCGGCTGGACCGTCAGCAGCAACAGCAAATCATTCGTGAACAGCAGCGCCAGCAGCAGTTTCAGCAGCAAATGCAGCCTGAAGTAAATATTCGTCTACAGCCACAAGAAGAAAACCCAACACAGACAGACAAACTGATAACCAACGAAACCCCGTGTTTTGCCATCAACAGCATCACCCTGACAGGAGAAGAAGCCAGCCGGTTCCAGTTTGCCCTAAAAAAAGCGCAGCGCCAGAGCCAGTTTACCGCAGGCATGTGCCTAGGCAGCAAAGCCATCAACCAGATCATGACCTTGGCACAGAATGCCGTCATCGAACGTGGCTACACCACCACCCGTATTTTAGCCACACCACAGGATCTTACCAGCGGCACCTTACAGCTCAGCGTCATTCCGGGGCGAATCCATACCATCCGTTACAATTTAGACAATGCAGCAACCACCCACGTAGAGCGTATTCGCCGCATCCAGAACGAATTTCCAGCCAGAGCCGGAGACATCCTGAATCTGCGGCAGCTAGAGCAGGGACTAGAAAACCTGCGTCGCGTTCCCACCGCCGAAGCTGATATCCAGATAGTACCGGCTGAAGCACCGAACGAAAGCGACATCGTCATCAGCTGGTCACAACGAACCATTCCCTTTCGTATAAGTTTTAACGCAGACGATTCCGGCAGCCATTCCACAGGGCGTTATCAGGGAGGCGTCACATTATCAGCAGATAATCCATTAGGACTAAGTGATTTATTTTATATCAACTACAACCATGATTTAGGCAGCAAAGACAGTCAAATGGACAGCGATGGCAACCGTACCGGCAGCGGTACCCGTGGCTATGCACTGCATTACTCAATACCTTATGGCAACTGGCTGATAGCGTATAACCGCAACCATTACCGTTATCATCAGGCCGTAGCCGGATACAACGAAAACTACGACTACAACGGCAAAAGCGACAACAGCGACATCGGACTAACGCGGCTGCTGTATCGCGACAGCCACCGCAAAACCGACATCACCGCCAAATTATGGCGTCGGCAATCCCATAATTACGTAAACGATGCCGAAATCGAAGTACAGCAACGGCATACTGCCGGCTGGGCAGTCAACCTAAATCATCAAGAATACATAGGTAATGGCACCGTCAACATCGGATTAGGTTACCGCCGTGGTACCGGTGCCGATCACAGCCTGCGGGCACCCGAAGAAGAATTTGGCGAAGGCACATCGCGCATGAAAATCATCACAGCCGACATCGGCTACACGCAGCCATTCACCCTGGGCAGACAACGCCTCAGCTTCGACAGCTCCCTTCACAGCCAGTGGAACAAAACCCCCTTAATTACCCAAGACCAGCTTTCCATCGGTGGCCGTTATACCGTGCGCGGATTTGACGGCGAAGTCACCCTCATGGGAGAACGAGGCTGGTACTGGAACAACAACCTCAGCTGGCAATATCTAGGTACCCATCAGGTATATCTGGGGCTGGATATCGGCCACGTTGCCGGTCCCGCCACCGAAATGCAGCTGGGTAAAACACTAGCTGGTGCCGTTATCGGCTTCAAAGGCCAGATGAAAGCCGGCGGCCAGTGGTATTACGACATCTTTGCCGGCAAACCAATATATAAACCCCAGTACTTCCGTACCGCCAATACCACCGTTGGCTTCAGCCTCAACTATTCCATATAA